Part of the Clostridium sporogenes genome, AGAAAATATAAAAACTGTACTATCTTTAGCTCTCCCTGCGGTTGGAGAGATGATTCTATATATGATGATATGGGTTCTTGATACTATGATGGTTGGACAATATGGCGGCCAAATTGCTGTAAGTACTGTAGGATTAAGTTCTGAAATAATATATACTTTTACAAATATATTTATAGCCGTTGGACTATCTATTGGTATAACTTCTATAGTAGCTAGGAGCTATGGAGGTAAAGATTTACACTTAGCTGAAGAGTATGCCTCTATAGGATTATTTATAGGAATGTTAATAGCCTTTTGTATTTCCATTATACTATTTATTTTTCCTAAGGCCATTCTTAGCCTTTCTAATGCTAAAGAGGCTGTATTGATAAATGGAACAATATATATGAAAATAGTTTCTCTAGGAATATTTTTTAGTATGTTAACTAGCCTAATGAATTCTATAGTTAGGGGATATGGCAATACCAAAACCCCTTTATTTATCTCCATATTAATTAACATAGTAAATTTAACTTTAGATTATGGACTTATATTTGGCAAATTAGGATTGCCAGAATTGGGAATAAAAGGTGCTGCTATCGCAACTTCTATAGCTAACCTATCTGGTTTTATATTTGGTATATACTATTTATTTACTAAATCTAAAATTAAACCTAAAATAAAGTATATTAAAAATATTAATATAAATCGTTTAAAATACTTAATAGGATTATCTATTCCATCATCACTTCAAGAGGCTTCATTAAGTGTAAGTAAATTAATTAATACTTTTATGATAATGCATTTAGGAACTGTAGCTTTTGCATCTAATCAAATAGCTCTTACTGTAGAATCTATATCCTTCATGCCTGGTTGGGGTTTTGCTGTAGCAGCAACTACGCTAACTGGTCATAAAATAGGCGAAAAAAATATTCAAAAAGCTAAAGACTATTCACATACTTGCGCATTATTAGGGATTTGTATAATGGGAATAACCGGTCTTATTTTTCTTATATTCCCATCATTTATAATAAGATTATTTATAACAAGTTCTGAGAAGCAAGTTATAACTTTAGGTAGCCGTTGTCTTATGATTGCTTCTTTAGAACAAATTCCTATGGCTATATCCATGATTTTAGGTGGATCATTAAAAGGATTTGGAGATACTAAAACACCATTTTGGGTTTCATTTATTTCCAGTTGGCTTCTTAGACTCCCTTTAATGTTCTATTTTATATATATAGTTAAATCTTCTGTAACCTATATTTGGTGGATAACTTCTATTCAATGGATATTTGAAGCTGTATGCTTAACCATATTTTTCAGGAAAAAATTTAATAAATAAAAATTTACAAAAACACTTTGAATTGAAGCATATATCAAATCTTAGCTTTTATATAATGATTTAGATACACTCCAAAATTCAGAGTGTTTTTATAATATTATATTAGTAACTAATACGGCCATTATTATAGCTACCATATCTGCAAAAACAGCAGCCCATAATGTATGTCTTATTTTTTTTATTCCAACAGCTCCAAAATAAACTGTTATTGTATAAAAAATAGTTTCTGTAGAGCCCATTATAATAGATGCCATTTTCCCCACATTACTATCTGGCCCAAACTGTTTTAATATATCTGCAAATACTCCTAAAGCACCACTTCCTGATAAAGGTTTTATTAGAACTAAAGGTACTAATTCTCCTGGCAATCCTATTAAATTTGATACTGGTCTTAAAACATTAATCAAACAATCTAAAGCTTTAGACTCCCTAAAAACAGCTATGGCCACCATCATAGCAAGAAGATATGGAAATATTCTAATGCATATACTTACACCATCTTTAGCTCCATCAACAAAGCATTCATATACTTTAACCTTTTTAGCCATTCCATAGGCTATGATTAAAAGTATAATAATGGGAATTATGGCTTTAACTATATAATTCACAAACTTCCTCCTTTAAAAATACTTTTCTAATACTTTACAAAAAATCACTCCACAAAAAGCTGCTGTGGATGTAACTATTATAGCTGGTATTATTATTTCACCTGGGTTTTTAGATCCCATGGCCGCTCTTATAGATATAAC contains:
- a CDS encoding spore maturation protein — its product is MNYIVKAIIPIIILLIIAYGMAKKVKVYECFVDGAKDGVSICIRIFPYLLAMMVAIAVFRESKALDCLINVLRPVSNLIGLPGELVPLVLIKPLSGSGALGVFADILKQFGPDSNVGKMASIIMGSTETIFYTITVYFGAVGIKKIRHTLWAAVFADMVAIIMAVLVTNIIL
- a CDS encoding MATE family efflux transporter; protein product: MKINKENIKTVLSLALPAVGEMILYMMIWVLDTMMVGQYGGQIAVSTVGLSSEIIYTFTNIFIAVGLSIGITSIVARSYGGKDLHLAEEYASIGLFIGMLIAFCISIILFIFPKAILSLSNAKEAVLINGTIYMKIVSLGIFFSMLTSLMNSIVRGYGNTKTPLFISILINIVNLTLDYGLIFGKLGLPELGIKGAAIATSIANLSGFIFGIYYLFTKSKIKPKIKYIKNININRLKYLIGLSIPSSLQEASLSVSKLINTFMIMHLGTVAFASNQIALTVESISFMPGWGFAVAATTLTGHKIGEKNIQKAKDYSHTCALLGICIMGITGLIFLIFPSFIIRLFITSSEKQVITLGSRCLMIASLEQIPMAISMILGGSLKGFGDTKTPFWVSFISSWLLRLPLMFYFIYIVKSSVTYIWWITSIQWIFEAVCLTIFFRKKFNK